From Gimesia panareensis, the proteins below share one genomic window:
- a CDS encoding Ldh family oxidoreductase, whose product MPVISAESLQNFTETLLLKGGANEEEARIVSNSLVDANLLGHDSHGVMRLPFYLGRVKEGILKAGETLKILNETPAAIAGDGCWGFGQTVMHDLMNRLIDKAGNLGVSVGTLQHASHIGRLGEYAEMAAAKGMASIICANTHGSAPRVAPVGGKRPRLGTNPICIGMPGGEKGPFVLDFGTSATAEGKVRIKKIAGEQVPPGLILDPDGNPTTDPNMLYGDPPGTILPMGGDQAYKGFGLSFMVEMLCGALSGGQCAFPDPPPPQGNCVFVVVIDPTHLGGQNHLLNEITNLEKYVRSVPLKEGVTEIFLPGDPEKKTAATRKESGISLDKGNWDALTKLAEELDVPVPEVEN is encoded by the coding sequence GTGCCTGTTATCTCTGCCGAGTCGCTGCAAAATTTTACGGAAACACTGCTGCTGAAAGGCGGCGCGAATGAAGAAGAAGCACGCATCGTTTCCAACAGTCTGGTCGATGCCAACCTGCTGGGACACGACTCCCACGGCGTCATGCGTCTGCCGTTCTACCTGGGCCGCGTTAAAGAAGGCATCCTCAAAGCGGGTGAAACGCTGAAGATTCTGAACGAAACTCCCGCTGCCATTGCCGGTGACGGCTGCTGGGGATTTGGTCAGACCGTTATGCACGATCTGATGAACCGCCTGATCGACAAAGCCGGTAACCTGGGCGTGTCCGTGGGAACACTGCAGCACGCCTCGCACATCGGTCGCCTGGGGGAATATGCGGAAATGGCTGCCGCTAAAGGAATGGCTTCCATTATCTGTGCCAATACACACGGTTCTGCTCCTCGTGTCGCTCCCGTGGGGGGCAAGCGTCCCCGCCTGGGAACCAACCCGATCTGCATCGGCATGCCCGGGGGAGAAAAAGGTCCCTTTGTGCTCGACTTTGGAACTTCCGCGACGGCGGAAGGAAAAGTGCGTATCAAAAAAATCGCCGGCGAGCAGGTTCCTCCCGGATTGATTCTGGACCCGGATGGCAACCCGACTACTGACCCGAACATGTTGTATGGCGATCCTCCAGGCACAATTCTCCCCATGGGCGGCGATCAGGCCTACAAAGGCTTCGGTCTCTCCTTCATGGTGGAAATGCTCTGCGGTGCCCTCTCCGGCGGACAGTGTGCCTTCCCCGATCCGCCACCGCCACAAGGCAACTGCGTCTTCGTCGTGGTGATCGACCCCACGCACCTGGGCGGTCAGAATCATCTGCTGAACGAGATTACCAATCTGGAAAAATACGTTCGCAGCGTTCCCCTCAAAGAAGGCGTCACGGAAATTTTCCTGCCGGGCGACCCCGAAAAGAAGACAGCCGCCACCCGGAAAGAATCGGGAATTTCACTGGATAAAGGGAACTGGGATGCGTTAACGAAACTGGCGGAAGAACTGGACGTTCCCGTTCCTGAAGTAGAGAACTAG
- a CDS encoding serine/threonine protein kinase, whose translation MSSKPTDQSAAAPKSLPTLISKDIRKEAGKFCPHAGVVSRGSGSMFQEQGRMLLLRRLRMASLLLGLGATAFLLRGFWLGEYKSPLDSEMMLLDGILAGILFSVSAFLWWKPCECKYRLRLCEAITFGAPAAFFIFWHFSELCACDPVLLGKVAFEFPLRTAFPWVILIFTYGIFIPNSLKGVISVVSLMVISPIVGAVITGGQVPQVSEVLYSGGLSEMVILLLIAASTAVYGSHRVDSLRREAFDAKSVGMYTLRKQIGSGGMGEVYLAEHRLLKRPCAIKLIRRDKVDDENVLLRFESEVQATAGLTHPNTIEIYDYGHTEEGTFYYVMEFLPGLNLQEIVERFGPLPQERVVYLLRQVCSALAEAHHKGLIHRDIKPGNIFSAERGGLFDVAKLLDFGLVKYQSNDSVSLELTMEGAVVGSPLYTSPEVVTGDGKPGPCSDIYSLGASAYYLLTGKPVFEGDNALKVMFAHASQTVKPLTEHNPDVLPELEAVILKCLQKKPADRYQNSEELLEALEELPVQCWSQKKAAQWWSEADHLVQHVPEDAEFSSDYLKATTVLPVNA comes from the coding sequence ATGAGTTCAAAACCAACAGACCAGTCTGCTGCCGCTCCAAAATCATTACCCACACTGATCTCAAAAGATATCAGGAAAGAAGCGGGCAAATTCTGTCCGCATGCAGGGGTGGTTTCCCGGGGTTCAGGCAGCATGTTTCAGGAGCAGGGACGGATGCTGCTGCTCCGTCGTCTGCGGATGGCTTCTCTGCTGTTGGGCCTGGGGGCGACCGCCTTTCTGTTGCGCGGCTTCTGGCTGGGTGAATACAAGAGCCCCCTTGACAGCGAAATGATGCTGCTGGACGGAATTCTGGCAGGGATCCTGTTTTCTGTCTCAGCTTTTCTGTGGTGGAAACCCTGCGAGTGCAAATACCGTCTGCGACTCTGCGAAGCGATCACCTTTGGTGCGCCCGCGGCATTTTTTATATTCTGGCATTTCAGTGAATTATGCGCCTGTGATCCGGTTTTGCTGGGTAAGGTCGCTTTTGAGTTTCCTCTGAGAACCGCATTTCCCTGGGTGATTCTGATCTTCACGTATGGAATTTTTATTCCCAATTCGCTGAAGGGAGTCATCTCGGTAGTCAGCCTGATGGTGATCAGCCCGATTGTGGGCGCGGTGATCACCGGAGGACAGGTTCCCCAGGTCTCCGAAGTGCTGTATAGCGGCGGATTATCAGAGATGGTGATTCTGCTTCTGATTGCCGCCAGCACTGCCGTTTACGGTTCGCATCGCGTCGACAGCTTGAGACGGGAGGCCTTTGATGCCAAAAGCGTGGGGATGTATACGCTCCGAAAGCAGATCGGCAGCGGCGGGATGGGGGAAGTCTATCTCGCGGAACATCGACTGCTCAAACGGCCCTGTGCGATCAAGCTGATCCGGCGGGATAAGGTGGATGATGAGAATGTGCTACTGCGGTTCGAAAGTGAAGTGCAGGCGACCGCGGGCCTGACGCATCCGAATACCATAGAGATTTACGACTATGGACACACCGAAGAGGGAACGTTCTATTACGTCATGGAATTTCTGCCCGGGTTGAACCTGCAGGAGATCGTGGAACGCTTTGGTCCGCTGCCTCAGGAACGGGTGGTCTACCTGCTCAGACAGGTCTGCTCTGCCCTGGCAGAGGCCCATCACAAAGGACTGATTCACCGGGACATCAAGCCGGGGAATATTTTCTCTGCCGAACGGGGTGGTCTGTTCGATGTTGCCAAGCTGCTCGATTTCGGCCTGGTGAAATATCAAAGCAACGATAGCGTCTCCCTGGAACTGACGATGGAAGGGGCGGTGGTTGGTTCTCCGCTGTATACGAGTCCCGAAGTCGTGACCGGCGATGGCAAGCCGGGGCCGTGTTCCGATATCTACTCTCTGGGAGCGAGCGCCTATTACCTGCTGACGGGGAAACCGGTCTTTGAAGGCGATAACGCCTTGAAGGTGATGTTCGCGCATGCGAGCCAGACTGTCAAACCTCTGACCGAGCACAATCCTGATGTGTTACCCGAACTGGAAGCAGTGATTCTGAAGTGCCTGCAGAAGAAACCGGCAGACCGCTACCAGAACTCGGAAGAGCTGCTGGAAGCGCTGGAAGAGTTGCCGGTGCAGTGCTGGTCTCAGAAAAAGGCGGCCCAGTGGTGGTCCGAAGCAGATCATCTGGTACAGCATGTTCCCGAGGATGCCGAGTTTAGTTCGGATTATCTGAAGGCGACCACCGTGCTGCCGGTGAATGCTTAA
- a CDS encoding DNA-binding transcriptional response regulator yields the protein MNEQDDKDNQTAAAAFADFAERQDRSPQPNRLPSTDVPDAATDHSPASVIPPRFRLLFVSEQRPEWVGFALRLDAIGCSEPRLEWASTAEEALKLLSHNSYDCLLIQADPASATARRELLQAIRVSGCDEPIVLVCATSNDMLALAACEFHAELLVSTAGWDAPALLSYVQRALRMQQLQEDHHRLQVENHRRLVRERDEAERLLNQQRSMVEELQTLVYPGELDFTSDESAQENTVLEESIQEGEIPADIPEYYHELLRTYVIMGSGSLKDEIIQIAELLAAARLTSRQVLEFHLQCVETIVRGLGNRSSRHVMSRADLLALEMMVHLGECYQKKLSE from the coding sequence ATGAACGAGCAGGACGACAAAGACAACCAGACAGCGGCAGCAGCTTTCGCGGATTTCGCAGAAAGACAGGACCGGTCTCCTCAGCCAAATCGTCTCCCCTCGACCGATGTTCCTGATGCGGCAACGGATCACAGTCCTGCTTCCGTGATCCCTCCCCGTTTCCGACTGCTGTTTGTCAGTGAACAGCGTCCCGAGTGGGTCGGCTTCGCCTTACGTCTGGATGCCATTGGTTGCTCAGAGCCCCGGCTGGAGTGGGCTTCGACTGCCGAAGAAGCTTTGAAACTGCTGAGCCACAACAGTTACGATTGCCTGCTGATTCAGGCGGATCCCGCGTCCGCAACTGCCCGCAGAGAACTGCTGCAGGCCATTCGGGTGAGTGGCTGTGACGAGCCGATCGTGCTGGTCTGTGCCACTTCTAATGACATGCTGGCACTGGCAGCCTGTGAATTCCATGCGGAACTGCTGGTCTCGACAGCAGGCTGGGATGCACCGGCATTATTGAGTTATGTGCAACGGGCGCTGCGGATGCAGCAGTTACAGGAAGATCATCACCGGCTGCAGGTGGAGAATCACCGGCGACTCGTTCGTGAACGGGATGAAGCCGAACGACTGCTGAATCAGCAGCGGTCGATGGTCGAGGAACTGCAGACGCTGGTCTACCCGGGCGAACTGGATTTCACTTCAGACGAATCTGCGCAGGAAAACACTGTTCTCGAAGAATCGATCCAGGAGGGTGAGATCCCGGCTGACATTCCGGAATATTATCACGAACTGCTGCGGACCTATGTGATTATGGGGTCGGGCAGTCTCAAGGACGAGATCATTCAGATTGCGGAGTTACTGGCCGCGGCCCGGCTGACTTCCCGGCAGGTGCTGGAATTTCACCTGCAGTGTGTGGAAACCATCGTCCGCGGGTTGGGGAACCGAAGTTCACGGCATGTGATGTCCCGCGCCGACCTGCTGGCACTGGAAATGATGGTCCACCTGGGAGAGTGCTATCAGAAGAAGTTGTCTGAGTAG
- a CDS encoding dihydroorotate dehydrogenase electron transfer subunit, whose protein sequence is MTETHAFSNCAAPQYLAATVTEQVQMAQDTWRLRIHCPEIARVILPGQFFMVREPGVNDPLLGRPFALYDTCLDEAGQPVGLDFGYVVVGKLTVRMTHWQPGDQVEIWGPLGNGFPQPGTGSLVMVAGGIGQTPFLATAREALGQRTYGDPARKLDAFPERVSLLYGARSKAYLAGLDDFQLEGLEVKVATDDGSYGHAGFVTDLLKQRIESDTPPTTIFCCGPEPMMEAVSELAQQAGISCWLSLETPMACGFGACFSCVAKVRVDGEEWDYRRTCVEGPVFNAEQLVF, encoded by the coding sequence ATGACAGAGACTCACGCATTCAGTAATTGTGCAGCTCCCCAGTACCTGGCAGCGACTGTGACCGAACAGGTGCAGATGGCGCAAGACACCTGGCGTCTGCGGATTCACTGTCCCGAGATCGCGCGGGTGATCCTGCCGGGGCAGTTCTTCATGGTCCGGGAACCGGGCGTGAATGATCCGCTGCTGGGACGCCCCTTCGCGCTGTACGATACCTGCCTGGATGAAGCGGGACAGCCGGTCGGTCTGGATTTTGGCTATGTAGTCGTAGGAAAACTGACCGTCCGGATGACACACTGGCAACCCGGTGATCAGGTGGAAATCTGGGGACCACTGGGTAACGGATTTCCGCAACCGGGGACGGGATCGCTGGTGATGGTTGCCGGCGGGATTGGCCAGACACCGTTTCTGGCAACGGCACGGGAAGCGCTGGGGCAACGGACTTATGGTGATCCGGCACGAAAACTGGATGCCTTTCCCGAGCGGGTCAGCCTGCTCTACGGAGCCCGCTCAAAGGCTTATCTGGCAGGGCTGGATGACTTTCAACTGGAGGGTCTGGAAGTGAAGGTTGCCACCGACGATGGCTCTTATGGGCACGCCGGCTTCGTAACCGATCTACTCAAACAGCGGATTGAGAGTGACACGCCTCCGACGACAATTTTCTGCTGTGGTCCGGAACCAATGATGGAAGCGGTCAGTGAACTGGCACAGCAGGCGGGAATTTCCTGCTGGCTGTCTCTGGAGACGCCGATGGCCTGCGGGTTCGGCGCCTGTTTCAGTTGCGTGGCTAAAGTCCGGGTCGATGGAGAAGAATGGGACTATCGGCGAACCTGCGTAGAAGGTCCCGTGTTTAACGCCGAGCAACTGGTATTTTAG
- a CDS encoding pseudouridine synthase, which yields MSSDTPPASETDSSSDDGHLIRLQKFLAATGLGSRRHCEEYIETGRVSVDGEIVTELGARIDPETQVILVDGERARMEPRRYFLLNKPSGFLCTNQDPAGRRRVIDLFPGENQRLFTVGRLDENSEGLLLVTNDGAMAQRLAHPRYRVARTYHVQVAGHPTREKLDELRKGVRFKEGVFRVSGLKPLKKQGKSTFLELTLHEGQNREIRRMMARIGHKVMQLIRVRFGPLNLGKLKSGEYRRLSDTELKKLREMLNEKHSPDLRKRKSRKKTAPARGKAPRRGAGKNEADKQRGSKKRTVGNKGKRGASSVQKKAVQKKAVQKKSTGRRIIGD from the coding sequence ATGAGTTCCGATACCCCCCCTGCTTCCGAAACCGATTCATCCTCAGACGACGGCCATCTGATCCGGTTACAGAAATTTCTGGCGGCCACCGGCCTGGGTTCCCGGCGTCACTGTGAAGAGTATATCGAAACGGGGCGCGTCTCGGTCGATGGCGAGATCGTCACGGAACTGGGAGCCCGCATCGATCCCGAAACGCAGGTGATCCTCGTGGATGGCGAGCGGGCCCGGATGGAACCCCGCCGGTATTTTCTGTTGAATAAACCGTCCGGCTTTCTCTGTACCAACCAGGATCCGGCCGGCCGGCGTCGTGTGATTGATCTGTTTCCCGGTGAGAACCAGCGTCTGTTTACTGTGGGACGCCTGGATGAAAACAGTGAAGGCCTGCTGCTGGTAACGAATGACGGCGCGATGGCCCAGCGGCTGGCACATCCCCGTTACCGCGTGGCACGCACCTACCATGTGCAGGTGGCAGGACATCCTACCCGGGAAAAACTCGACGAACTCCGGAAGGGAGTTCGGTTCAAAGAAGGGGTCTTTCGCGTTTCCGGTTTGAAACCGTTGAAAAAGCAGGGGAAGAGCACCTTTCTCGAACTGACTTTGCATGAAGGGCAGAACCGGGAAATCCGACGCATGATGGCCCGCATCGGTCATAAAGTCATGCAGTTGATTCGCGTCCGTTTCGGACCGCTGAACCTGGGGAAACTCAAGTCTGGTGAATACCGGCGGTTATCGGACACCGAACTGAAAAAGCTGCGGGAAATGCTGAACGAAAAGCATTCCCCCGATTTGCGAAAACGCAAAAGTCGGAAAAAGACCGCACCCGCTCGAGGCAAAGCACCACGGCGGGGGGCGGGTAAAAATGAGGCTGACAAACAGCGAGGCAGCAAGAAACGGACGGTTGGCAATAAAGGGAAACGGGGGGCCTCTTCGGTTCAAAAGAAAGCGGTGCAAAAGAAAGCAGTTCAGAAAAAGTCGACCGGCCGTCGGATTATTGGTGATTGA
- a CDS encoding sigma-70 family RNA polymerase sigma factor, whose protein sequence is MSQETSFSSSEIDSFSDLGNRAVHLEQRQTCQCELLAVKKAARMRKVCVTRELQTRAERLCSEEIEYVFSERFDQEDAMDQILVPLQTLCAELKPRTDDDDLSDDTGLLQTRLYAVPLLNKEQEIILFRGMNYLKYRAAMLQKQVDLKAPCIGILDRIEQKLKDARSLRDYIIQANLRLVVSIAKNLTDRANSFEDIVSDGYLPLIRAVEIFDIDRGNRFSTYGTWAVRNYLFRTTKKGRKYRKNFVNGAETLALGLSDIRSTLRSQETYHRSIEQVLEQVLCSLDQRERQILRRRFGLSPAEVPEKFREIAEDFGVSTERVRQLTIRSLQRMRDMIEEQSLEIPDISEIL, encoded by the coding sequence ATGTCACAAGAAACCAGTTTTTCCTCATCAGAAATCGATTCCTTTTCCGATCTGGGCAACCGCGCCGTGCATCTGGAGCAGAGGCAGACCTGCCAGTGTGAACTGCTGGCCGTCAAGAAAGCGGCCCGGATGCGGAAGGTGTGTGTGACACGTGAATTACAGACACGGGCCGAGCGACTCTGTTCCGAGGAGATCGAATACGTTTTTAGTGAGCGGTTCGATCAGGAAGACGCGATGGATCAGATTCTGGTCCCCCTGCAGACGCTGTGTGCAGAACTGAAGCCCCGGACTGATGATGACGACCTGAGTGACGATACAGGCTTGCTGCAAACCCGCCTGTATGCCGTTCCCCTGTTAAATAAAGAGCAGGAAATCATCCTGTTTCGGGGGATGAATTATCTGAAATACCGGGCAGCCATGCTGCAGAAGCAGGTCGATCTGAAAGCACCCTGTATTGGTATTCTGGACCGAATAGAGCAGAAACTCAAAGATGCCCGGAGTCTGCGGGATTACATTATCCAGGCCAACCTGCGGCTGGTGGTCTCGATTGCCAAAAATCTGACGGATCGGGCGAATTCGTTCGAGGATATTGTCAGCGATGGCTATCTGCCCCTGATTCGGGCCGTGGAGATTTTTGACATCGATCGCGGAAACCGTTTCAGCACTTACGGGACCTGGGCCGTCCGCAATTATTTGTTTCGCACGACCAAAAAAGGGCGCAAGTATCGTAAAAACTTTGTCAACGGTGCCGAGACACTCGCGCTGGGACTGAGTGATATTCGTTCCACTCTGCGTTCGCAGGAAACGTATCATCGTTCGATTGAACAGGTGCTGGAGCAGGTACTGTGTTCACTGGATCAGCGAGAGCGGCAGATTTTGAGGCGGCGTTTTGGACTGTCACCTGCCGAAGTTCCGGAAAAATTTCGCGAGATCGCGGAAGATTTCGGCGTGAGCACCGAACGCGTGCGGCAATTGACGATTCGTTCCCTGCAGCGGATGCGGGACATGATCGAGGAACAGAGTCTGGAAATACCGGATATTTCTGAAATCCTTTGA
- the aceE gene encoding pyruvate dehydrogenase (acetyl-transferring), homodimeric type: MAEQTVTGAVPGVDPAELEEWFESLDDLIIRYGKDRVQHVLAVLQERAYRQGVTMPFTANTPYINTINQDDQAPFPGNREIERRIKSIIRWNAMAMVVRANKDHDGIGGHISTYASAATLWEVGFNHFFHSRTEEHSGDVVYFQGHASPGVYARAFVEGRLTEENLQRFRQELPRGGGLSSYPHPWLMPDFWQFPTVSMGLGPIMSIYHARFLRYLHNRGIMDTSQSKVWCFVGDGETDEPETLGAITLASREHLDNLIFVINCNLQRLDGPVRGNGKIIQELEAAFRGAGWNCIKVIWGSDWDHLLSEDEDGLLVKRMGEVVDGQYQKYVVESGSYIREHFFGENPELLKMAEHLSDDQIKKMNRGGHDPEKVYSAFKAAKEHTGSPTVILAKTIKGYGLGEAGEGRNVAHNVKKANEEELRDFRSRFGIPIRDEDVKNTPFYKPEPNSPEMQYLQERRKELGGYLPERKPTEERLETPTLESLGKFMDSMAGKTGSTTGALGILLATLLRDKVIGKRIVPIIPDEARTFGMEGLFKQCGIYASQGQLYEPVDRDQLMYYKEAKDGQILEEGINEAGAISSFIAAGTAYSNQGVNMIPFYVYYSMFGFQRVGDLVWAAADSRTKGFLLGGTSGRTTLNGEGLQHQDGHSHIMASTVPTLHAYDPAYAYELAVIIQDGMHRMYQEGEEIFYYLSVYNENYEMAPMPEGEKVVEGIIKGIYKFRSLDVEKPAVDARPQLFGSGPILREVLRAQEILADKYQIATDVWSVTSYNELARDVKDAERHNRLHPDAEPQKSYLETTFEGVAGPFIASSDNIKIVADQIREGIPGNYCVLGTDGFGRSETRESLRRHFEIDAENVVLATLVELADEGKFDKSKLPAIIKDLGIDPEKVNPRLA, from the coding sequence ATGGCAGAACAGACAGTTACAGGTGCAGTGCCTGGAGTCGATCCGGCAGAACTGGAAGAGTGGTTTGAATCACTGGATGATCTCATCATCCGATATGGTAAGGATCGTGTGCAACACGTTCTGGCAGTTCTTCAGGAACGTGCTTATCGCCAGGGTGTCACGATGCCTTTCACTGCCAACACACCTTATATCAACACCATTAACCAGGATGATCAGGCTCCCTTCCCCGGCAACCGGGAAATCGAACGCCGCATCAAAAGTATCATCCGCTGGAATGCGATGGCCATGGTGGTACGTGCCAACAAAGACCACGATGGCATCGGCGGTCACATTTCAACCTATGCCTCTGCAGCCACACTCTGGGAAGTCGGCTTCAACCACTTCTTCCACTCACGTACGGAAGAGCATTCCGGCGACGTGGTCTACTTCCAGGGACACGCTTCTCCCGGTGTTTATGCCCGTGCTTTTGTCGAAGGACGGTTGACCGAAGAAAACCTGCAGCGGTTCCGCCAGGAACTCCCCCGCGGTGGTGGGCTCTCCTCCTATCCGCATCCCTGGCTGATGCCCGACTTCTGGCAGTTCCCGACCGTCTCCATGGGTCTGGGACCGATCATGTCCATTTACCATGCCCGCTTCCTGCGTTACCTGCACAACCGCGGCATCATGGACACCTCTCAGTCCAAAGTCTGGTGCTTTGTCGGCGATGGTGAAACCGATGAACCGGAAACACTGGGGGCCATTACCCTCGCCTCCCGCGAACATCTGGACAACCTGATCTTTGTCATTAACTGTAACCTGCAGCGACTGGATGGACCGGTCCGCGGTAATGGCAAGATCATCCAGGAACTCGAAGCCGCCTTCCGCGGTGCCGGCTGGAACTGCATCAAAGTCATCTGGGGCAGTGACTGGGATCACCTGCTCTCCGAAGACGAAGACGGCCTGCTCGTCAAACGCATGGGCGAAGTCGTCGACGGCCAGTATCAGAAATACGTCGTCGAATCCGGTTCTTACATCCGCGAGCACTTCTTCGGCGAAAACCCCGAGCTGCTCAAGATGGCCGAGCACCTTTCCGACGACCAGATCAAGAAAATGAATCGCGGCGGACACGATCCGGAAAAAGTCTACTCGGCCTTCAAAGCGGCCAAGGAACACACCGGTTCCCCCACGGTCATCCTCGCCAAGACCATCAAAGGTTACGGTCTGGGTGAAGCCGGCGAAGGACGCAACGTGGCTCACAACGTGAAGAAAGCCAACGAAGAAGAACTGCGGGACTTCCGCTCCCGCTTCGGCATTCCGATTCGCGACGAAGACGTCAAGAACACGCCGTTCTACAAGCCCGAACCAAACAGCCCCGAAATGCAGTACCTGCAGGAACGGCGGAAAGAACTCGGCGGGTACCTGCCCGAGCGGAAGCCGACCGAAGAACGTCTGGAAACTCCCACCCTGGAATCGCTGGGCAAGTTCATGGACTCCATGGCCGGCAAAACAGGATCGACGACCGGTGCCTTGGGGATCCTGCTGGCCACCCTGCTGCGTGACAAAGTCATCGGCAAACGGATCGTCCCCATCATTCCGGACGAAGCCCGTACCTTCGGTATGGAAGGCCTGTTCAAGCAGTGTGGTATCTACGCCAGCCAGGGACAGCTCTACGAACCGGTCGACCGCGACCAGCTGATGTACTACAAGGAAGCCAAAGACGGCCAGATCCTCGAAGAAGGGATCAACGAAGCCGGCGCAATTTCCTCCTTCATCGCTGCGGGAACCGCGTACTCGAACCAGGGCGTGAACATGATTCCGTTCTACGTCTACTACTCGATGTTCGGTTTCCAGCGGGTTGGCGATCTCGTCTGGGCTGCCGCCGATTCCCGTACCAAGGGCTTCCTGCTCGGCGGTACTTCCGGCCGCACTACCCTGAACGGGGAAGGTCTGCAGCACCAGGACGGACACAGCCACATCATGGCTTCCACCGTTCCCACCCTGCACGCCTATGACCCCGCCTACGCTTACGAACTGGCGGTGATCATTCAGGACGGAATGCACCGCATGTACCAGGAAGGCGAAGAGATCTTCTACTATCTCTCCGTCTACAACGAAAACTACGAAATGGCTCCCATGCCCGAAGGCGAGAAAGTCGTCGAAGGCATCATCAAGGGGATCTACAAGTTCCGTTCGCTGGACGTCGAAAAACCGGCCGTCGACGCCCGGCCGCAGCTGTTTGGCAGCGGTCCGATCCTGCGGGAAGTACTGCGGGCTCAGGAAATCCTGGCCGACAAGTACCAGATCGCCACCGATGTCTGGAGCGTCACCAGCTACAACGAACTGGCCCGCGATGTCAAAGATGCAGAACGCCACAACCGACTGCACCCCGATGCGGAGCCGCAGAAATCCTACCTGGAAACGACCTTTGAAGGAGTCGCAGGCCCCTTCATCGCTTCCAGCGACAATATCAAAATCGTCGCCGACCAGATCCGTGAAGGCATCCCCGGCAACTACTGTGTCCTGGGAACCGATGGTTTCGGTCGCAGCGAAACCCGTGAATCTCTCCGCCGTCACTTCGAAATTGACGCGGAAAATGTGGTGCTGGCAACCCTCGTCGAACTGGCTGATGAAGGCAAGTTCGATAAATCGAAGTTACCCGCCATCATCAAAGACCTGGGAATCGATCCGGAGAAAGTCAATCCCCGGCTGGCCTGA
- a CDS encoding 2-oxo acid dehydrogenase subunit E2: MATEFKLPEVSEGVETADVGQISVAVGDSVEQGQLLMDIETDKAVVPLESPYAGVIKELHVAEGDSIPIGTVLLSIEESNGAAPAAPAEKPPAEEPKAEAPVEKKEEQPAASAPAPQAESKPAPAPQPKPTATASSDDKAPAPAGPATRRLARKLGVDLYQVAGSGPGGRITQEDVENFVKNLIANGGPSGGGGGIAVPPLPDFSQFGEIERKKLNKLSRVSAQNLSLSWQVIPHVTQHDLADITDLETARKLFISKPKYSGPKVTMTALAMKAIAIALHEFPVFNSSFDSDTDEIIYKQFINIGVAVDTENGLVVPVVKDVDKKNIITIAQEMNELAIKARDRKLEMSDMQGGTFTITNLGGLGGTSFTPIVNYPEVAILGMSRSRHEFQLVDDKPVSRLMLPLSLSYDHRVINGADAARFIVRLSGLLSDPFNLLVDC; this comes from the coding sequence ATGGCTACTGAATTTAAACTTCCAGAAGTAAGCGAAGGCGTGGAAACCGCCGATGTCGGACAGATCTCCGTTGCCGTCGGCGATTCGGTCGAACAGGGACAGCTCCTGATGGACATCGAAACCGACAAAGCGGTCGTCCCTCTCGAGTCTCCCTATGCAGGCGTCATCAAAGAGCTGCACGTCGCTGAAGGTGATTCGATCCCCATCGGCACCGTGCTGCTCTCAATCGAAGAATCCAACGGAGCTGCCCCCGCAGCACCAGCGGAAAAGCCCCCAGCTGAGGAACCAAAAGCCGAAGCTCCTGTCGAGAAAAAAGAAGAACAGCCCGCAGCATCGGCTCCCGCTCCCCAGGCGGAGAGCAAACCGGCTCCCGCACCGCAGCCCAAACCGACAGCCACGGCTTCTTCAGACGACAAAGCCCCCGCCCCCGCGGGACCTGCCACACGACGCCTGGCCCGTAAACTGGGTGTCGACCTGTATCAGGTCGCCGGCTCCGGTCCGGGTGGTCGCATCACACAGGAAGACGTCGAAAACTTCGTCAAGAATCTGATTGCCAATGGCGGACCTTCTGGTGGCGGCGGTGGCATTGCCGTACCTCCCCTGCCCGACTTCAGTCAGTTCGGCGAGATCGAACGCAAGAAACTCAACAAGCTTTCGCGCGTCTCTGCCCAGAACCTGAGTCTCTCCTGGCAGGTCATCCCCCACGTCACCCAGCACGATCTGGCGGACATCACTGATCTGGAAACCGCCCGGAAACTCTTCATCTCCAAGCCGAAGTACTCCGGCCCCAAGGTGACGATGACCGCACTGGCGATGAAAGCCATCGCGATTGCCCTGCATGAATTTCCGGTCTTCAATTCCAGCTTCGACAGCGACACCGACGAGATCATCTATAAGCAGTTCATCAACATCGGCGTTGCCGTCGATACGGAAAATGGACTGGTCGTCCCCGTGGTCAAAGATGTGGACAAGAAAAACATCATCACCATTGCCCAGGAAATGAATGAACTGGCCATCAAAGCCCGCGATCGCAAACTGGAAATGAGCGATATGCAGGGAGGCACCTTTACCATCACCAACCTGGGTGGTCTGGGCGGTACCTCTTTCACTCCGATCGTGAACTATCCGGAAGTCGCCATTCTGGGAATGTCCCGTTCGCGGCACGAATTCCAGCTGGTCGACGACAAACCGGTTTCGCGGCTCATGCTGCCCCTGTCGCTCTCCTACGACCACCGGGTGATCAACGGCGCCGACGCCGCACGCTTTATCGTGCGTCTCTCCGGTCTGCTCTCTGATCCGTTCAACCTGCTGGTTGACTGCTAA